A stretch of Arctopsyche grandis isolate Sample6627 chromosome 9, ASM5162203v2, whole genome shotgun sequence DNA encodes these proteins:
- the LOC143916990 gene encoding galactoside 2-alpha-L-fucosyltransferase SEC1-like: MLYSNQNQLVLAIILASFVIYVVHVFIFPLYDASPKSNDEYRGLLSLEKTLCKSNLKPMKVPQAWRGHCPRDGIVTVAQGGRLGNQIWEYASVWALARRTGLEAYVPRCISKSLGDAFEKLSIPPLAYVGHCPAPREQPVSGLEAWNHTGQSILLPRYAALPELVLSWTADIRKELSFKASLRERARRVLVAVGEQLPHPPRVYVAVHVRRTDYRHYLWRTRTATLAEPSYFHKAIAYFERKFKSVLFVVLSDDPAWCEERLSEGRANVRVLSGGAAAEDLALMAACNHSIIDYGTFGVWGAILAGGETVLYNISRHSSVRVGQLLPHWRIMS; this comes from the coding sequence ATGCTCTATTCAAACCAGAACCAGCTGGTTCTAGCTATCATTCTCGCGTCGTTCGTCATTTACGTCGTCCACGTTTTCATTTTCCCCCTGTACGACGCATCGCCCAAGTCCAACGACGAGTACAGAGGATTGCTTTCTCTCGAAAAGACGCTATGCAAGTCCAATCTGAAGCCTATGAAGGTTCCACAGGCATGGAGAGGACATTGCCCCCGGGATGGAATCGTCACCGTTGCCCAAGGAGGTCGTCTCGGCAATCAAATCTGGGAGTACGCTTCAGTGTGGGCATTGGCGCGAAGAACAGGCCTCGAGGCATACGTCCCCCGCTGCATCAGTAAGAGCTTGGGAGATGCTTTCGAAAAGCTCTCAATTCCACCTCTGGCTTACGTCGGACACTGCCCAGCACCTAGAGAACAACCAGTCAGCGGCCTCGAAGCATGGAATCACACCGGACAAAGCATACTCCTGCCAAGGTACGCAGCTTTGCCGGAGCTGGTTCTATCCTGGACTGCCGACATCCGCAAGGAGCTTTCGTTCAAGGCGAGTCTTCGAGAGCGGGCTCGGAGAGTTCTGGTGGCAGTCGGTGAGCAACTTCCCCACCCTCCGAGAGTTTACGTGGCTGTTCACGTGAGACGTACCGATTATCGTCACTACCTGTGGAGGACGAGAACTGCCACCTTGGCTGAACCTTCGTACTTCCACAAGGCCATCGCCTATTTCGAGCGCAAGTTCAAATCCGTGCTTTTCGTGGTGTTGAGCGATGATCCGGCATGGTGTGAGGAACGATTATCCGAGGGACGGGCCAACGTTAGGGTTCTGAGTGGAGGTGCTGCTGCTGAAGACTTGGCGCTGATGGCAGCCTGCAACCACTCCATAATTGATTATGGCACCTTTGGAGTGTGGGGGGCCATCCTCGCCGGTGGGGAGACAGTGTTGTACAACATCTCAAGGCATTCGTCTGTGCGCGTTGGACAACTGTTGCCTCACTGGCGCATCATGAGCTAA